The sequence AGGGCAGATGTAGTGACTCTTACATTAGCATTGGTTGTGACCATGACCTACATGATTTGCATGTTGGAAAACAAACTGTTTAAGGCTCAGAGTTGACAAGTGACAAATGAGTAGGACGCCAGCTGTTGGGGGGAGAACAAAAGACAGTGTGTAGGAGACGGACGTGTGCACGTGTACTCCCTGAGCCCTTTAGTATATAGACAGGAATCCAGGGAAGGAATCTGGGTTTTGAAAGATTGTAACATCACGGACTGGGTGGAATAAACAAGTGTGAACTGCAAGATGTTTCTGTATCTTCAATCGGAAAAGAACCTGGATCCAACATTAAGAACCTGGATCTAACAAGTGATACCGATCTGCCATACGCGTTTTTTTGTGCACTTTTTGAATACTGGTATAAAAGGGTTGTTCAccgtgataccatgttttgtagCTTCAACTCTGTACAATTTTCATAGTGTTTATTCTTAAatctagccatcttgtttttttagaaataccatgttttttccCCTCATCTATTTCATCCTTATATTAACttaccttaggccacagcaagtaaattttatggatgacatcaggcgcgcattaattttcggccgatttcaggaaaaaaaaaagattttttttcttctgcagggatggtcaacatgacgataaagtgccaaaatgagcaaatatgttgtgttgtagcctaataattgtacttgtagaagtgacacttgcgaggtacctaGGACtttagttgtagaaatgaaacttattggatagttgtaaaagtgacaccaatatggaagccatgattgtggttaccaactttgttggtgatgccagtctaccacaatagtgtcacttttaccacgccagtacatgtcttgaatacaggaatgaatgccttgttggctctgataccatgttttgtccctttaattcttgttacaacattcatcacaactttatggtgcctatttttgaacatgtagccatcttgtttttttcacccatttttttttttttcgccctatcgcactatttttgcagtctgcagaggatgtaatccataaaatttacttgctgtggccttagtggtaaattatgaaaaatccATACAGTCAAGTTACTTATAGAAGCTAGTTATATAAATATTACTTTTATACGATGAAGTATGTGTGAAGTTGATATCATGTGCATGATAAACAAGGGAGTACTGATCATAAGGCCTTGACCCCTGTTTGGTTATGGTTCTATTTCTAACACCTTCTTTAAATACAGCGCTAGAAGAACACCACTGGCATGATTTACCTGATAATACCGACTGACTTCGGTCTAGCTTTTTGTCCTAAAATCCTTTCAGAACTGATTGTAAGAAATACGCTGCCTTCTATATGTGCGCTGCTTGCTTTCTATGTAGAATGACTACACGCACTGGGTACAGTCGTTTGATGAGGGGGTGGCTATGCATTATGTAACggcgttatatatatattataatttcAAAAACATTACCCCTGGGAGTGCCCTATTTCTGACGTACGGTCCTTGCACGTGTTAAGCAGGGTACGTATATCTGTGAcgtttttttattgcatttttttactgTTACATTCATAACAGCTGCATGAATGCTCATAACAAAACCGGAATCAAGAAAAAAAGCATCTCGGATACTTGCGGAAAATGATCTCTAAATGAACAACAACTAAAGGACCCTTCTACAAAGACTGTTAGTGCAGAGTCTCGTCTCTTATACATTATATACCCTGCTTGACTCTTACATCCTGCTCACAAACAAAGTAACGCTATATATGCAGGAGTTCTCCCTCCCAAAACAATTGTACTcgttaagccccgtttacaaatcaagaattcagTTCGGCCGACTGtcagcgagctccaaatgggcattttcggccggagtatgaccggcgtttgggcgattaCGCGGGCTTCGGGCGACTTTTAACAGCTCGTCCGTTGGGATTTAAACCTCCGTGGGATGtcagttgtgcaccaaaaaagcaGGAAAGACAATGATTTCAACTTTCCTGAGGGAAACACCGAgccccgtccaatttgtgacggtgcagattatttgataaaaagtaaagccgatgctcgggcgatgttgaaatttggcgagctctgaccgagcgacaaattcggccggcgtccgcatgaattgtaatcCCGGCTTTATGTGTAGTCTTCAACAGAGGCATAtcgtttttctttcaattggCCATGTCTGTTCCACTGGAGCTGTTTTTGACGAAAGTTTTCGATAAAGAATTgagggttctatttgttcgatatggcgttcaaAAGGATCGGTCCATTtcacaaaattatcaaatttataaaatacaatgtactgctCTTGCAAAATATGTGATTTGGAAATAGGTGATAATTAACTGAAATACACATTTGGCGCACGTTTAGTTTAAGACTAGAATGACAAAGTGCCCCTAGCAATCGGTATTCATTGTTTTCTTCAGATAAAAATTATAACTAACATATGACTACATTAGTTAGATATCATTGTAACTTTCTCGTCATCATATTTCCAGATACTGCAAAGTAGGTATTATTAAGCATGCATAAGTACATCACTCTGTGGTGTCTTCTTATTGTGCAAGCAAAAATGGCCTCTACCTGATGACGAGAACGTTGCGCAACGTTTGACCTCCTCGGATTTCTTGTACGTGTGTGAAGACGTTTCGTGCTCTTCTCGCAACTTGTAAGCACTCTTGCCACTGGGAACATGCCCGCTGTGATAGGCAGGAGGGGGCTTGAGTGGCGGCCCGCTGTTAGCGCCCGCGAAAGGGAACCGGAcaggctctgcttgctcgtacatttgGACTGTACTCTCGCTCTAGAAAACAGGCGTACAGTACAACAGTAGAACACTCTGCTACTGTAAGGCTCATGAATATGGATAGTGGTGGCGTGATTAGTCTGAAGAAGGAAAACATGTCATTTGCATGGAGTGATGACGTGGTGCAAATGGAATTTTGTTTTCCTGCAAGATGCAGACTAATTTCCTGGTATGGGAGGTACAAACACATAAAATAATTCGTTTCTAGTTTGaatgataatagaaaaataaGCATGTGTACAAATGATTGATAAATTCTACTGcattctgtacattttgtagattttgCCTCAAGTTCCCCACATTTTTTTGGTTGGTCACAACAAGCTCCTTGGTCACAAAATGGTAAAAATTGCGACAGCAATAATTAGTCTCACATAGTGGTATTTGGTATTTTGATATTGTTGTGGGTTTGTAATAATGAATAATTCACATAGATAGTTTTGTAAAATTGCGACTCGTTTCTTtttaatatgtaaaaaaaaaatcgagtGCATTTAGTATTGATAATGTTTAATACAGTTCCTGTTTCATCTGGATACTTCATGTCATAATTTCAACTTATCTTTTGTTCTAATTTTGTTCTGTTCAATTAGGTATAATTCAAATTTTtaatattatacaatttccgAAAGGAGGCCAAAAAAAGTGTTATTAAGCTTTTGCCTTCCCCTTCATGTTCTCTTCTTCTGTacgatttttgtttgttttgtatatgtTGCAGGTATAACGGTacgcaaataaataaatcagatCAAAACAAACCAATAAGACGTTGAACAACTAACTGCAACAGTACTTAATGTTTTGGTCAGGAAAGTTAAATTATTAATAAACATTAAATGGCTAAACACACATAGAATATGGTAAATAATTGAATCTTAATCTTTGTTGTTTCACATCTACTCCGACTATTAAATTGACTTTTGTATTCTATGAAATAAGCAAACATTTACAACACTATTGAATTGTGTCCAGATATTTAGGTAGGAAGGATCCAACAGCATTACGCTATACAAACAAGTCAAACCAGTGTACatgtagcctggaatccagccgtgttgtgctctggtcgctctgcttcctgccaacacgtctggCCTTCGTTAGGATTGGAACAATCGgcccttacgtcactaatgagtcgaaagatagaagtagtgttccgttcgattacaaactgtaaacatgattGTTTGTGTTCGATTTCCACCTTGATAAACTATatgcgaatattcaaatgccgatcGTACGAATCCTAACGAATGCcagtcgtattggcaggaagcgtacctcaggggagcgatcaaagcacaatacggctggattccaggctagtgtACATGAGGGTCTAGTCTGAGATGGCTTCAGTTTACAAACATCAGAAATGCGACGTAAGAAATGTGTCAATATGCTGACAAGTGGctgtgacatttacatgaattTCAGGGCTAAATTGTTACATCATTGATCTTAAAGGCGATATGATTTCTAACGGCCCGtctgagtactgtaaatgcatttaagttcgcggggatttaatttcgcggtagcgggaaaatggacttttcgcggtggatctaagttcgcggtaacagcatagactgcagtctaataccataatagaaaaatgttcgcggtggttttaagttcgcggtgaagtggtcactgcgaaaaccgagAACATTAATTCACCGCGACATTTCGCATTACNNNNNNNNNNNNNNNNNNNNNNNNNNNNNNNNNNNNNNNNNNNNNNNNNNNNNNNNNNNNNNNNNNNNNNNNNNNNNNNNNNNNNNNNNNNNNNNNNNNNNNNNNNNNNNNNNNNNNNNNNNNNNNNNNNNNNNNNNNNNNNNNNNNNNNNNNNNNNNNNNNNNNNNNNNNNNNNNNNNNNNNNNNNNNNNNNNNNNNNNNNNNNNNNNNNNNNNNNNNNNNNNNNNNNNNNNNNNNNNNNNNNNNNNNNNNNNNNNNNNNNNNNNNNNNNNNNNNNNNNNNNNNNNNNNNNNNNNNNNNNNNNNNNNNNNNNNNNNNNNNNNNNNNNNNNNNNNNNNNNNNNNNNNNNNNNNNNNNNNNNNNNNNNNNNNNNNNNNNNNNNNNNNNNNNNNNNNNNNNNNNNNNNNNNNNNNNNNNNNNNNNNNNNNNNNNNNNNNNNNNNNNNNNNNNNNNNNNNNNNNNNNNNNNNNNNNNNNNNNNNNNNNNNNNNNNNNNNNNNNNNNNNNNNNNNNNNNNNNNNNNNNNNNNNNNNNNNNNNNNNNNNNNNNNNNNNNNNNNNNNNNNNNNNNNNNNNNNNNNNNNNNNNNNNNNNNNNNNNNNNNNNNNNNNNNNNNNNNNNNNNNNNNNNNNNNNNNNNNNNNNNNNNNNNNNNNNNNNNNNNNNNNNNNNNNNNNNNNNNNNNNNNNNNNNNNNNNNNNNNNNNNNNNNNNNNNNNNNNNNNNNNNNNNNNNNNNNNNNNNNNNNNNNNNNNNNNNNNNNNNNNNNNNNNNNNNNNNNNNNNNNNNNNNNNNNNNNNNNNNNNNNNNNNNNNNNNNNNNNNNNNNNNNNNNNNNNNNNNNNNNNNNNNNNNNNNNNNNNNNNNNNNNNNNNNNNNNNNNNNNNNNNNNNNNNNNNNNNNNNNNNNNNNNNNNNNNNNNNNNNNNNNNNNNNNNNNNNNNNNNNNNNNNNNNNNNNNNNNNNNNNNNNNNNNNNNNNNNNNNNNNNNNNNNNNNNNNNNNNNNNNNNNNNNNNNNNNNNNNNNNNNNNNNNNNNNNNNNNNNNNNNNNNNNNNNNNNNNNNNNNNNNNNNNNNNNNNNNNNNNNNNNNNNNNNNNNNNNNNNNNNNNNNNNNNNNNNNNNNNNNNNNNNNNNNNNNNNNNNNNNNNNNNNNNNNNNNNNNNNNNNNNNNNNNNNNNNNNNNNNNNNNNNNNNNNNNNNNNNNNNNNNNNNNNNNNNNNNNNNNNNNNNNNNNNNNNNNNNNNNNNNNNNNNNNNNNNNNNNNNNNNNNNNNNNNNNNNNNNNNNNNNNNNNNNNNNNNNNNNNNNNNNNNNNNNNNNNNNNNNNNNNNNNNNNNNNNNNNNNNNNNNNNNNNNNNNNNNNNNNNNNNNNNNNNNNNNNNNNNNNNNNNNNNNNNNNNNNNNNNNNNNNNNNNNNNNNNNNNNNNNNNNNNNNNNNNNNNNNNNNNNNNNNNNNNNNNNNNNNNNNNNNNNNNNNNNNNNNNNNNNNNNNNNNNNNNNNNNNNNNNNNNNNNNNNNNNNNNNNNNNNNNNNNNNNNNNNNNNNNNNNNNNNNNNNNNNNNNNNNNNNNNNNNNNNNNNNNNNNNNNNNNNNNNNNNNNNNNNNNNNNNNNNNNNNNNNNNNNNNNNNNNNNNNNNNNNNNNNNNNNNNNNNNNNNNNNNNNNNNNNNNNNNNNNNNNNNNNNNNNNNNNNNNNNNNNNNNNNNNNNNNNNNNNNNNNNNNNNNNNNNNNNNNNNNNNNNNNNNNNNNNNNNNNNNNNNNNNNNNNNNNNNNNNNNNNNNNNNNNNNNNNNNNNNNNNNNNNNNNNNNNNNNNNNNNNNNNNNNNNNNNNNNNNNNNNNNNNNNNNNNNNNNNNNNNNNNNNNNNNNNNNNNNNNNNNNNNNNNNNNNNNNNNNNNNNNNNNNNNNNNNNNNNNNNNNNNNNNNNNNNNNNNNNNNNNNNNNNNNNNNNNNNNNNNNNNNNNNNNNNNNNNNNNNNNNNNNNNNNNNNNNNNNNNNNNNNNNNNNNNNNNNNNNNNNNNNNNNNNNNNNNNNNNNNNNNNNNNNNNNNNNNNNNNNNNNNNNNNNNNNNNNNNNNNNNNNNNNNNNNNNNNNNNNNNNNNNNNNNNNNNNNNNNNNNNNNNNNNNNNNNNNNNNNNNNNNNNNNNNNNNNNNNNNNNNNNNNNGTGTGGGGTTGTGTGGTGTTGTGGGGGGTCGTGTATGTGGTGTCGAGTGATTTCTTGTGTCGTTGTGTGGTTTCTTGTGTCGATGTGTGGGGTCGTGTAACGTTATGTGGGATCGTGTGTCGTTGTGTGGGGTCAAATGGCGTGGGGTACGTATGGTGATGTGGCGTTGTGTCGGGTTGCGTGGCGTTGATTGGGATCGTGTGGCGTTGTGAGGGTTTGTGTGGCCTTGTGTGGCATTTTTGTGGGGTTGTGTGGCATTTGTGTGGGATCTTGTAGCATTTTTGTGGGGTGGTGTTGCATATGTGTGGGATTGTGTGGCATTTGTGTAGGGTGGTGTGACATTTGTGTGGGATCGTCTGGCATTTCAGTGTGTGCGGTCGTGTGGCATTTGTGGGGGGTTGTGTGCGGTCGTGTGGCATTTGTGTGGGGTCGCATCGCATTTATGTGGGACTGCGTGTCTTAATGGTAGGGTGTTTAGCCTAGAACCCAGTGCTGGGTTCAGATCCGCTTATTGATACGTCACCGATCGATTACGACCTcgagaaatgcactttacacacctttcctcactctactcaTCTCGGATgagaatgagtacctagctagCTTCGATGAGAGACAtttctcggataggacgttaaatgaaggtACCAGAAATACTCCATCATATTTATCGAAAAGTGTAGGGGTTCTTCACGGTGTGAGTCTTACAGTCTGGTCCACTCCAATAACCCGCACAAGTTTGTACTTTGCCCCTAATGAGTTATTTGGGATCGAGCGTTACTGATATGGATGTATATACATCGACCGACCATATTGtaataaaagaagaaataataTCGTTTTTCTTATCGTGGAAAATATGATTAACAACTTCTTGAAAGATTTGCATTGATTGGTGGTTACTGTGACTGTGacatatcatacaaaattgatgcccccccccccccccccctgggaGGACATTATCGTCAGCAAACAAGATGATTGGAATTCTAGCAGCCATCTTCGCTGTACCGGTGCTGTTTAACGTACAAGCTGTGACGGCAGCGGCAGATGTGACGGCCCCCGCTGGAAAAATGGCCGGGCTGGAACAGGACGTACTGGGAACGACGGTTAACGCCTTCCTGGGGATCCCGTTCGCTAAGCCGCCAATAGGAGAACGGCGATTCAAACGTGCTGAGCCCAAGGAACCATGGGACGGGATACACCAGGCAACACGGTACAATGGGTCTTCACAATTTTGCCATATGTTACGCTAATTCACTTTTATCCTCAGAGAAACCAATTATCATTGTTTCAAAAACAGAGTGTTTAGTATCACGGAAGGTCATCTGTGTTCAGCTTTGTAGTAATCATAGTGCAATGCTAAACTtccttccaacacaaaggtagtACTACTACTTTAGTATACACGgaccaaattttcaacgacgACGGTCGCCTTCTTCatatcaatactgatgaccaatcacatcAGCACGTAATCTCGCGAAATGTGCATACACGTGATATTATTAACACGTAATCTTGCAGAACGttacgtcagcaattggtcaaaagtaCTAGGAAGTTTATACCGTCCATCGTATCTGTTCTGTGATGGCCGGAATGCcctgatgtactagtaaatggCCCTTATCTTATACCTCTTACAGAGGAGTCCTGTTCAGTGTCTACTATTTTGAATTTGTCCAGTACAACGATATGACACGGTGATTATCAATACCATTAATTAGTAAACgtacagtggtttcaaattgaattTTTAACGTACATTATTCATTTCTTCATACCTTGTGTTCTTAAATCCAACAGACTACCCAACGCCTGCAgtcaacaattgtacgaggacGAATATTACCTGTGGGCATTGAACACACCAGTTAGCGAGGATTGTCTGTACCTGAACGTTTGGCAACCAACCCCTGTCCCTACAGGAGCCGCTGTGATGGTCTGGATATATGGAGGAGGATTTCAAACGTAGGAGTAAGCCCTTTCGAGTGCGCATGCGCACAGGGATTCTGGGTAATATGGCACAGGGATTTTGGGTAATATGTCAGAGGTGAAAGCCCCTGAGATATATTGGTCTCGTCTCGACTAGCTAGTTTTTTTATCTGCGTATGTTCAGACAGTGGTGGCGCTTGCAAAATGGTGGAATGTTGACAGCCAGGGCCTTCAcatttgacatgttacccagaATTTCTGTCTCCTGTGCATGCGTGCTCGATTTATTTTTAGCGAATGATGGTACGATTTATTTTTAGCGAATGATGGTATAAATGTGTGTTCAATGGTTTCAATACGATGTAAATATATCAACCATGATTCATAATATAACAACTGTATTGATGTTCTTAACCGCGAATGAAGTAATCAAATAACATCAAACATGTTTGCCATCATAAAATGTGCTGAAATTGTAAGTAATTTACCAAATTTATGTTTCAAGATAACGTGGTGTGTGGGATTGAAAATAATGTACATATTCAATGCCTGTTACAAGGCTGTTAGTCAACAAGCAATCTTTAACTCAGACTGCAATTACATTATTTGATGATGGctataataataacaatgataatgcaTTTTGCTCATATGCGTGTTACCATTATACGTAATGAATAAGCTTGCAGTTTATCtatcaattaattaattcaCATTATAAGCAGAATTGCAATTCATCAATTCATCTGAGCCTTCAGGTAcaattttgaaagtaaaatacagttattcatttgtttcactttctaaaacttttcaaactcaGGGGTTCGTCTTCAGTTGCTACTTATGATGGAAGATACCTAGCGGCAACCGAAGGTGTGATAGTTGTGGGGATAAACTATCGGGTCAGCACACTAGGTTTCCTGTATGCCGGTACTGAAGACGCACCTGGGAACGTTGGTCTTACGGACCAGGTCTTGGCACTAcagtgggtacaggacaacatcGCATCATTCGGAGGAGATCCTTCCAAAGTGACACTTTTTGGGGAAAGCGCTGGAGGAATCAGCATTGGGTACCATCTGATGTCTCCAGGCAGTTGGACTCTTTTCAGTCGGGCTATACTACAGAGTGGGACGGCTCTTATGGACTGGGGACGCGATTCTAAAACTGACGCATACGATAAAACAGTGAGTTTTGCTCAAACGCTCGGGTGTCCCACAGAACGCGGCGAAATGCTGGTGTGTCTTCGGAACAAGGACGGGCAACATCTTGTAAACACCTCGGTCTTGGGATACACAGCATTCTATCCTGTCTTAGATGGGAGTTTCATTCCTCTTAACCCGCCCGTTGCCTTGGAAAATGGGGCATTCAAGAAAGCAGACATTCTTCTTGGTTCCAACGAAAACGAAGGTACCTActtctttgttgttgacgaATCGCCCGGCTTCAGCGAGGGTACGGAAAGCCTTATCACCAAGGAGCAGTTTCTTGAGGGGATTCCGTACAACGTTCCTGTGTTGAACGACTTCGCCGTTGACGCTGCAGCCTTTCAGTATACCAAGTGGGAGGAGCTGGACGGAGAAGCAATGTACCGTGACGCATTGGATTCTCTGTACGGCGATTTTTACTTCATTTGCCCGGACGTCAACACTGGTCGTGCCCATGTTACGACTAGAGCATCGGTCTACATGTACCGGTTCGCCCACCGGGCCTCGATCTCTACCTTCCCGCCCTGGATGGGAGTGATCCACGGTGAGGAGTTACCGTTTGTGTTCGGTCTACCCCTGGATCCAGCGTACGTTTTCAACGAGGAGGAAAAAGTGCTAACTCGCAGGATGATGCGGCACtgggcaaattttgccaaaacagggtatttcttttcaaattacTTTATCAATTAGGCCTTGTTAATTTGATTATCTGGATGACATTTTATGGCAATCTCCAAATTTATTCAAgcgatgaataaaaaaaaaacgttgcctTTATTGTAAACTCTATTAGTGGTTAcgaaggttaaacaaatgaataaaaacacaGAATGTTGTATACTTAAATTTTGTTCatcacatatttttttttacctttcaatgaatAATAGCAATCTTAAGTATCTGAATTTCGATATGTTTGCAATCTACATCATATATTTGCACATTTTACAGCTGCCTTTGTgttatttacagtatggttgaataCGTTTTTATAAACGGtagaaaattgatgcgcgtgtGGATATCATTcacatgatcaaatcaacatggtctcaTAGTTGATTAGATTAATCATTATCAGGAATGTTTGTAAGCTATTGTTTAAATTGTTTCAACAGCTTTTCCAACCTTCTTCCCGAATACTGACCAACCCATTTCAGATATATGATCTTACGATTGGCATTAGCCAAGGGTGAATGCATTATTATCTCCAAAAAattggagatatagttttgggtgtgtctgtctgtttgtctgtatttccggatttttgtagtgagcatatctgaagaacctctggatggattacgatgatatttggcatgtaagTAGATGTTgtgaagacgaaggtcaaggttttggccccctggtatgtgatattccgttttttttgtgtgtcttatTCGGAGCTGTTTTGTCTACAGTTATCCTTTTTGGAGGTTAAAACATTTGACTAATATTTCTCCAGGAATCCAAATGACATCGGCGAGAATATATGGAGTACATTTAACGAGACTGTAGGAGGATATCTGGTGCTTGACAACCTCGATGCCCGGATGTTGGCCGGTCCGAGCACAGTGAACTGTGCTTTCTGGGACAACTACGTGAAACCACTCATGAACAAGACAGGTAGGCGGACCTTAGTTATCTTaatattgtatgtacatgtgtgtgtgtgtgtgtgtgtgtgtgtgtgtgtgtgtgtgtgtgtgtgtgtgtgtgtgtgtgtgcatgtgtgtgcgcgtgtgtgtttgtaacagtAGAACCCCTGAATGCTTTACAATAAAATTTTGTAGATGGTTAGGTgctgggaagacgaaggtcaaggtcgattttgagctcctagtgtgtgaccttggtgcaTGCAGCAGAAGTGACGTGTGTTTTATAACTTTTAATGAAACCTGTTAGAGTCTTGTTATGGTCTTAAATCTTGGGTGTAAAAAAGGGGGCGTATGTTTAGGCTCTAAGCATGTCACTCAAGAACTGCAGGGACTTTTTGCTAAAGCTCTTTCAAGGAGTAAAACTAAACAAAGGAACTTCGTTTTGTGTCGCTACATTTAGTTGCGTTTGTTGTAAGATAtgttcttttattttattttattttacattacattattCCTTTTTTACAGAGGCTTTAAAGAGTGGCGTGGGGATGCCCAGTCCATGTGACAGTACTTCTGCAGCACCGGGAAATTACCACACAGGAAGACTTGAGATGGTCCTGACGATTTTTACACTGGTTATCGTACAGCTTGCCATTTCGAATGATTAGTTTGAATTCGTTATGTAGCCTTGAAAACTCCCTCCCCCTATCATCACCAGCGCATTTATATTGATAGACGCATGTGCACTGTACCCGTCCCAAATATTATCTAGTTACagacatacgaggggcgtgcaattagtaatggtcctgacccatttcccatagcaggagattaatgaaacttggcacagttattagtctttctcttcataggaatcacccagagttatgcatttctcccatcgtttgatgcagctctggacaccgattttgtaggacaccccaggttcgtcctccaactgatgcctcatcaatggcagaagagggacgaccaggtctgggagctgtttccacagacttccaaccacgtttgaattcaggatgccagcgttttacaaggtcatatgatggggcatcatcaccat comes from Branchiostoma floridae strain S238N-H82 unplaced genomic scaffold, Bfl_VNyyK Sc7u5tJ_1152, whole genome shotgun sequence and encodes:
- the LOC118407278 gene encoding cholinesterase 2-like — translated: MIGILAAIFAVPVLFNVQAVTAAADVTAPAGKMAGLEQDVLGTTVNAFLGIPFAKPPIGERRFKRAEPKEPWDGIHQATRLPNACSQQLYEDEYYLWALNTPVSEDCLYLNVWQPTPVPTGAAVMVWIYGGGFQTGSSSVATYDGRYLAATEGVIVVGINYRVSTLGFLYAGTEDAPGNVGLTDQVLALQWVQDNIASFGGDPSKVTLFGESAGGISIGYHLMSPGSWTLFSRAILQSGTALMDWGRDSKTDAYDKTVSFAQTLGCPTERGEMLVCLRNKDGQHLVNTSVLGYTAFYPVLDGSFIPLNPPVALENGAFKKADILLGSNENEGTYFFVVDESPGFSEGTESLITKEQFLEGIPYNVPVLNDFAVDAAAFQYTKWEELDGEAMYRDALDSLYGDFYFICPDVNTGRAHVTTRASVYMYRFAHRASISTFPPWMGVIHGEELPFVFGLPLDPAYVFNEEEKVLTRRMMRHWANFAKTGFSNLLPEY